From a single Gracilimonas sp. genomic region:
- a CDS encoding DUF6090 family protein: MLHYFRQIRQKLILQEKARKYLLYAMGEIILVVIGILIALQINNWNQDRINRANEEFYLVNLINDINLQIDELNSTIQAEDTVALKLRAVGDLLKEGLTPEDMPTLNLNLSYLLANRSVNIFDATFEDLKSTGNLKLIDDEHLRQKLTAFYQSMERADRVLLKNEGFKNQIREEMIRYSLVNFNLDYDIGLTTFLKTSGIPVYNPIQDIKNQNKFDRIAMENIFSDDGIMRLNNLLTSRYLSSLVSVATLKVVRNQAEELIIDIRINLGD; the protein is encoded by the coding sequence ATGCTTCACTACTTTCGACAAATTCGCCAGAAACTCATCCTGCAAGAAAAAGCCCGGAAATATCTTCTTTATGCTATGGGTGAGATCATTTTAGTCGTTATTGGAATCTTAATTGCCTTGCAAATTAATAATTGGAATCAGGATCGTATAAATCGTGCCAACGAAGAGTTTTACCTCGTTAATTTAATCAATGATATCAATTTACAGATCGACGAGCTCAACAGCACTATTCAGGCGGAAGATACTGTAGCATTAAAACTCAGAGCAGTCGGAGACCTTTTAAAGGAAGGGTTGACGCCCGAAGACATGCCAACATTGAATCTTAACCTCTCCTACCTGCTTGCCAATCGATCCGTAAATATTTTTGATGCTACTTTTGAGGATTTGAAATCTACTGGAAACTTAAAACTTATTGATGATGAGCATTTAAGACAGAAATTAACAGCGTTCTATCAGTCAATGGAGCGTGCAGACCGCGTGCTTTTAAAAAATGAAGGGTTTAAGAATCAAATCAGAGAAGAAATGATCAGATATTCACTGGTTAATTTTAACCTGGACTATGACATCGGACTTACAACTTTTCTTAAAACATCCGGCATTCCGGTGTATAACCCAATACAGGATATTAAAAATCAAAATAAGTTTGACCGGATTGCAATGGAAAACATTTTCAGTGACGATGGCATAATGAGACTGAACAACCTGTTAACCAGCAGATACCTTTCAAGCCTGGTATCTGTTGCAACTTTAAAAGTCGTAAGGAATCAAGCCGAAGAACTAATAATTGATATTAGAATAAATTTGGGCGATTAA
- a CDS encoding GxxExxY protein: protein MNQTKTPNFKYKQLTGKIIGAAMQVHSELGNGFREIVYHRSMEHELSHQGLNYKSELTMPLYYRDAKVGARRVDLLVEEKILVELKAVGEINDQHISQVLNYLKAYKLEVALLLNFGENSLNFKRIAKLKNYKN, encoded by the coding sequence ATGAATCAAACCAAAACACCAAATTTTAAGTACAAGCAATTGACGGGTAAGATCATTGGAGCTGCAATGCAGGTGCATTCCGAATTGGGAAATGGCTTTCGAGAAATTGTTTATCATCGATCAATGGAACATGAATTATCTCACCAGGGATTGAATTATAAAAGTGAATTAACCATGCCTTTGTATTATCGAGATGCAAAAGTTGGAGCTAGAAGGGTTGACTTACTTGTGGAGGAAAAAATCCTTGTTGAGCTAAAAGCGGTGGGCGAAATTAATGACCAACACATATCTCAGGTATTGAATTATCTGAAGGCCTATAAGCTTGAAGTAGCATTACTCTTAAATTTTGGTGAAAACAGCCTTAACTTTAAGCGTATCGCAAAACTAAAAAACTATAAGAATTAA
- the carA gene encoding glutamine-hydrolyzing carbamoyl-phosphate synthase small subunit, whose amino-acid sequence MSLRPQKKAILALSDGTVVHGQAVGHEGITGGELCFNTSMTGYQEIFTDPSYYGQLMMMTYPHIGNYGTMPRDDEARRVMVAGVITRAFSWEYSNPMADRSLQEYLEDNEITGISGVDTRKLVRHIREKGVMNAVISSTELDEDKLVQMAKDWDDMEGLELASKVTRSEAQTVNGEDEYRVAAFDYGIKQNIINNLNERGCTLRVFPAKTPVEEVEAWEADGYFFSNGPGDPTATAEYALEVVDFAKKSGKPVFGICLGHQLMALNEGLKTKKMFVGHRGANQPVKNLSTGLVEISTQNHGFAVDEDSLDDKIAEVTHVNLNDGTIEGLKFKNFPGFSVQYHPEASPGPHDSAYLFDQFIDMMKEQK is encoded by the coding sequence ATGTCACTACGCCCACAGAAAAAAGCCATACTTGCACTCAGCGATGGTACCGTTGTTCACGGCCAGGCCGTTGGACACGAAGGAATAACCGGCGGCGAGTTGTGCTTTAATACCAGCATGACCGGCTACCAGGAAATTTTCACCGACCCGAGTTACTACGGTCAGCTTATGATGATGACCTACCCGCACATTGGAAATTACGGAACCATGCCACGGGATGATGAAGCCCGCAGGGTGATGGTGGCCGGTGTTATCACCCGAGCCTTTTCATGGGAGTACAGTAATCCTATGGCCGACCGAAGCCTCCAGGAATACCTCGAAGACAATGAAATTACCGGAATATCAGGTGTGGACACCCGAAAACTGGTTCGACATATCCGCGAAAAAGGAGTGATGAACGCTGTGATCTCCAGTACTGAGCTTGATGAGGATAAATTAGTTCAAATGGCAAAAGACTGGGACGATATGGAAGGCCTGGAGCTGGCTTCAAAAGTAACCCGGTCGGAAGCCCAAACGGTAAACGGAGAAGACGAATACCGCGTAGCTGCATTTGATTACGGCATCAAACAAAACATTATTAACAATCTCAATGAGCGAGGATGCACACTCCGGGTGTTTCCGGCCAAAACCCCGGTTGAGGAAGTAGAAGCGTGGGAAGCAGACGGTTACTTTTTTTCGAATGGCCCGGGAGACCCTACCGCAACAGCGGAGTATGCTCTTGAAGTGGTTGACTTTGCCAAAAAAAGCGGAAAACCGGTCTTTGGGATTTGCCTAGGCCACCAGCTGATGGCGCTGAATGAAGGGCTGAAAACCAAGAAAATGTTTGTCGGTCACCGCGGGGCTAATCAACCCGTAAAAAACCTGAGTACCGGACTGGTTGAAATATCAACCCAGAATCATGGCTTTGCGGTAGATGAAGACTCCCTGGATGACAAGATCGCCGAGGTTACCCATGTAAACCTGAATGACGGGACGATTGAAGGTCTGAAATTCAAAAACTTCCCCGGCTTCTCGGTGCAATATCACCCCGAAGCATCCCCCGGCCCTCATGACTCAGCCTACCTGTTCGATCAGTTCATCGACATGATGAAAGAACAGAAGTGA
- a CDS encoding MFS transporter → MDKKIPAHILPVIVLAQFAGTSLWFAGNAVVDELILTLALPELFVGYITMAVQAGFIAGTLLFAFLNIADRFSPVRVFLFCALGGSAANLLVMGSASGLGIIAARFVTGFFLAGIYPVGMKIASDWHKEGLGKALGYLVGALVVGTAFPHFLKFMGGELPWRYVITGTSVIASGGGLLLFFTVPDGPNRTPSAGFKFDAGAILKLFRNTNFRSAAFGYFGHMWELYTFWAFVPVMLAWYALQNNQPGLSVSFWSFVIIGVGGISCAIGGYWSLKKSSKWVSKISLAGSGLCCLLIPFSFNLPLALFLVVLITWGVLVIPDSPQFSTMVARSSESSYVATGLTIVNSLGFAITIVSIQLVNLSWSATDNPYVFWFMVFGPLMGYWAISKYKKD, encoded by the coding sequence TTGCCGGCACTTCACTCTGGTTTGCAGGTAATGCCGTGGTGGATGAGTTGATCCTTACGCTAGCCCTTCCGGAATTATTTGTGGGATATATAACCATGGCGGTACAGGCGGGGTTTATTGCCGGAACACTGCTCTTTGCTTTCTTAAATATTGCCGACCGGTTTTCGCCGGTGAGGGTGTTTTTATTTTGTGCATTGGGGGGATCTGCCGCTAACCTGTTGGTGATGGGATCAGCATCGGGCTTAGGCATCATAGCTGCCCGTTTTGTAACTGGCTTCTTTTTAGCCGGCATCTATCCGGTGGGGATGAAAATAGCTTCTGATTGGCATAAAGAGGGGTTGGGGAAGGCGCTGGGTTATCTCGTCGGAGCATTGGTTGTGGGAACAGCATTTCCTCATTTTCTTAAATTTATGGGCGGCGAACTACCCTGGCGCTATGTGATTACGGGCACCTCAGTTATAGCTTCAGGCGGTGGATTGCTTTTGTTCTTTACCGTGCCCGATGGGCCAAACAGAACGCCATCGGCCGGATTTAAATTTGATGCTGGGGCCATCCTGAAACTGTTCAGGAATACGAATTTCAGGTCGGCCGCTTTCGGGTATTTTGGTCACATGTGGGAGCTATATACTTTCTGGGCGTTTGTACCGGTAATGCTTGCCTGGTATGCCTTACAAAATAATCAGCCGGGCCTGTCTGTTTCATTCTGGAGCTTTGTGATTATTGGTGTTGGAGGAATCAGCTGTGCCATAGGCGGATATTGGTCGCTGAAGAAAAGCAGTAAGTGGGTATCAAAAATTTCATTAGCCGGCTCGGGGCTGTGTTGTCTGCTCATTCCTTTCTCTTTCAACCTTCCCCTCGCTTTATTCCTGGTGGTACTCATCACATGGGGAGTACTGGTGATTCCTGACAGCCCCCAGTTCTCAACGATGGTGGCCCGGTCTTCAGAGTCCTCCTATGTAGCAACAGGCTTGACGATTGTAAACAGCCTGGGGTTTGCCATTACTATCGTTAGTATTCAACTGGTAAACCTGAGCTGGTCGGCTACCGATAACCCGTATGTTTTTTGGTTCATGGTATTCGGCCCGTTGATGGGATATTGGGCGATTAGTAAATACAAAAAGGATTAA
- the carB gene encoding carbamoyl-phosphate synthase large subunit yields MPRRDDINKILIIGSGPIVIGQACEFDYSGSQACRSLQEEGYEIVLINSNPATIMTDPIMADAVYMLPMTTDSIREIVAKEKPDAVLPTMGGQTGLNLCRDLEKENFWKDNNIHIIGVDIDAVELTEDRQLFRDKMEEIGIEQCRSRTAQSLLDAKEIVEELGGLPIVIRPSFTMGGAGGGIVWNEDEFERKVLRGLELSPVHQVLIEESIFGWKEYELELLRDANDNVIIICSIENMDPMGVHTGDSVTVAPTQTLTDKQLQHMRDSAIKMMRSIGTFAGGCNVQFAMEPGSDRLVAIEINPRVSRSSALASKATGYPIAKVATKLAVGYTLDELKNQITGTTSACFEPSIDYVVCKIPRFNFDKFPGVDEELTTQMKAVGEVMSIGRNFPEALNKAWQSLEVGRDGLGADGYEEFDRKTVRERLLKPYWDRSMQIRNAFKMGASVEEIADITKVDPWFLQQIRYMVSLENRTEGQALKEISKDDFFELKQAGFSDSQIAFLLSKSGEKVDDKKVRDRRKELGITPSFKMVDTCAAEFPAQTPYYYSAYEGENESEVTDKKKVLILGSGPNRIGQGIEFDYSCTHAVLAAKEMGYEAIMVNCNPETVSTDFDFADKLYFEPVYWERVLDIIDHEKPEGVILQVGGQTALKLGKRFVEEGIKIFGTDFGMIDFAEDRGEFSKFLKKLDIPFPEYGTAREVEEAVKIAGRIGYPVLIRPSYVLGGQGMRIAVKEEELRKYVANILKTHPENAFLIDKYLEQAVEVDVDSVYDGDQLHIAGIMQHIEPAGVHSGDSTAVLPPYSLSDEVIKTIEEYQEKIAENMEILGFLNVQYAVKDDKVYVLEANPRTTRTIPFLAKATQRPEAAIGVKVMLGAKLKEFDLESKLENWAIKEPVFPFDKFPEVKKELGPEMKSTGESIYFAKDFNDDHFKKPYEFKSLYLSK; encoded by the coding sequence ATGCCAAGACGCGACGACATCAACAAAATTCTGATTATCGGCTCCGGACCCATTGTAATTGGTCAGGCCTGCGAATTTGATTATTCCGGATCTCAAGCTTGCCGTTCGCTGCAGGAAGAAGGCTACGAGATTGTACTTATCAACTCGAACCCGGCTACCATTATGACCGACCCGATTATGGCCGATGCGGTTTATATGCTGCCGATGACTACCGATTCCATCCGGGAAATTGTAGCCAAGGAAAAACCCGATGCGGTACTTCCAACTATGGGTGGGCAAACCGGGTTGAACCTGTGCCGTGATCTGGAAAAAGAGAACTTCTGGAAAGATAATAACATCCATATTATTGGTGTGGATATTGATGCGGTTGAGCTGACCGAAGACAGGCAGCTGTTTAGGGATAAAATGGAAGAGATTGGGATTGAGCAGTGTCGCAGCCGGACTGCCCAATCGCTGCTGGATGCAAAAGAAATTGTTGAAGAGCTGGGCGGCTTGCCGATTGTTATTCGACCTTCCTTCACCATGGGTGGAGCCGGTGGCGGTATCGTTTGGAATGAAGATGAGTTTGAACGAAAAGTACTGCGTGGCCTCGAGCTGAGCCCGGTTCACCAGGTGCTTATTGAGGAATCAATTTTCGGGTGGAAGGAATACGAGCTGGAGCTGCTACGCGATGCCAACGACAACGTGATTATCATTTGTTCCATCGAGAATATGGATCCAATGGGTGTTCACACCGGAGATTCCGTAACGGTGGCCCCGACACAAACGCTCACCGACAAGCAATTACAGCACATGCGGGATTCGGCCATCAAGATGATGCGTTCGATTGGAACCTTTGCAGGGGGATGTAATGTGCAGTTTGCCATGGAGCCCGGCTCCGACCGGCTTGTTGCCATTGAAATTAACCCCCGCGTGAGTCGGTCTTCCGCACTGGCTTCTAAAGCTACCGGGTATCCGATCGCTAAAGTAGCCACCAAGCTGGCTGTGGGATATACGCTGGATGAGCTGAAAAATCAGATCACCGGAACCACATCTGCCTGCTTTGAGCCAAGCATTGACTATGTAGTCTGCAAAATTCCACGCTTCAACTTTGACAAATTCCCGGGTGTGGATGAAGAGCTCACCACACAGATGAAAGCCGTAGGTGAGGTGATGTCGATCGGCCGGAATTTCCCGGAAGCTTTGAACAAAGCCTGGCAATCGCTGGAAGTTGGCCGCGATGGCTTAGGCGCCGATGGCTACGAAGAATTTGATCGAAAAACGGTCCGCGAGCGATTACTGAAGCCCTACTGGGATCGCTCCATGCAGATACGGAATGCGTTCAAGATGGGAGCTTCTGTGGAAGAAATTGCGGATATCACTAAAGTAGATCCGTGGTTCCTGCAGCAAATCCGATACATGGTTTCGCTTGAAAACCGCACGGAAGGCCAAGCACTGAAAGAGATTTCAAAAGACGATTTCTTTGAGCTGAAGCAAGCCGGTTTTTCCGACTCTCAAATTGCTTTCCTGCTAAGTAAAAGCGGAGAGAAAGTAGATGACAAAAAAGTGCGCGACCGTCGTAAAGAACTCGGAATTACCCCGTCATTCAAGATGGTTGATACCTGCGCGGCTGAATTCCCGGCACAAACACCATACTACTATTCTGCCTATGAAGGTGAAAACGAAAGTGAAGTAACCGACAAGAAGAAAGTGCTAATATTGGGCAGTGGCCCGAACCGAATCGGACAAGGGATTGAGTTTGATTACTCCTGCACCCATGCTGTGCTGGCTGCGAAGGAAATGGGCTACGAAGCCATAATGGTTAACTGTAACCCCGAAACGGTATCCACCGATTTCGACTTTGCCGACAAACTGTACTTTGAGCCAGTGTATTGGGAACGTGTGCTGGATATCATCGACCATGAAAAACCAGAGGGAGTGATCCTACAGGTGGGCGGACAAACAGCCCTTAAGCTTGGAAAACGATTTGTGGAAGAAGGCATTAAGATCTTCGGAACCGACTTCGGCATGATTGACTTTGCCGAAGACCGAGGCGAGTTCTCCAAATTCCTGAAGAAACTCGACATTCCGTTTCCCGAGTACGGAACGGCTCGAGAGGTTGAGGAAGCAGTTAAGATTGCCGGAAGAATTGGCTACCCGGTTCTGATCCGCCCGAGCTATGTACTGGGAGGACAGGGAATGCGGATCGCTGTAAAAGAAGAAGAGCTGCGCAAATATGTAGCCAACATCCTGAAAACACATCCCGAGAACGCCTTTCTGATTGATAAGTACCTGGAGCAGGCTGTTGAGGTAGATGTGGATTCGGTTTATGATGGCGACCAGCTTCACATAGCCGGGATCATGCAGCATATAGAGCCGGCAGGTGTACACTCAGGTGACTCCACCGCTGTCCTTCCGCCTTACTCATTGAGTGATGAAGTCATCAAAACGATCGAAGAATACCAGGAGAAGATAGCGGAAAACATGGAGATTCTCGGATTCCTGAACGTGCAGTATGCCGTCAAAGATGATAAGGTGTATGTGCTGGAGGCAAATCCAAGAACCACGCGCACCATCCCGTTCCTGGCTAAGGCAACACAACGCCCGGAAGCAGCCATCGGTGTCAAGGTGATGCTTGGAGCAAAGCTGAAGGAATTCGATCTGGAATCGAAACTGGAAAACTGGGCGATCAAAGAGCCGGTATTCCCATTCGACAAATTCCCGGAAGTGAAGAAGGAGCTGGGGCCGGAGATGAAATCCACCGGCGAAAGCATCTACTTCGCCAAAGACTTCAACGACGATCACTTCAAGAAACCGTATGAGTTCAAGAGCTTGTATCTCTCGAAGTAA